Below is a window of Tsuneonella deserti DNA.
TGGAGCTTCATCGTCGCGCTCCTGGTGTTTGCCATGGGCGCGGGCGTGTCCGTGTACGAGGGCGTCATCCACTTCCTCAGCCCTGAACCCGCGGTCTCACCCTGGATCGCCTATGGTGTGCTGGCCGTGGCGTTCATTCTGGAGGGCGGCTCGACGCTGGCGGCGTTTCAGGAGTTCAACCGGAAGCGCGGCGGCAAGAGCTGGTGGGACGCGCTGGTCTCGACCAAGGACGCAACGACGGTCATCGTCCTTCTGGAAAACGGGGCGGCCATGGCGGGTCTCGTTATTGCTGCGCTCGGCCTGGCCGTGTCCAGGCTTACCGGCGATCCGCGCTTCGATGGCGTGGCATCGATCATCATCGGACTGCTGCTTGGATTGGTGGCAATGTTTCTCGCCCGCGAGGCCAAGGGACTTTTGATCGGCGAGGCGGCGGATCCCAACCTGATTGCCAGCATCCGTCAGAACGTCTCCCGCGAAGGGGTGGTGGGCGTCGGC
It encodes the following:
- a CDS encoding cation diffusion facilitator family transporter — protein: MKADSSRVLIIALAANLAIAVAKFVAAAITGSSAMLTEGVHSLVDSSNQLLLMYGHKRAAKPADAKHPGGYGRELYFWSFIVALLVFAMGAGVSVYEGVIHFLSPEPAVSPWIAYGVLAVAFILEGGSTLAAFQEFNRKRGGKSWWDALVSTKDATTVIVLLENGAAMAGLVIAALGLAVSRLTGDPRFDGVASIIIGLLLGLVAMFLAREAKGLLIGEAADPNLIASIRQNVSREGVVGVGEIMTLHNAPEQIVAAVNVDFDNRLGASDVERIVAEIEQSLRADFPSIYRVYVRPHEHAGAKFGDARGLVE